From a single Nymphaea colorata isolate Beijing-Zhang1983 chromosome 4, ASM883128v2, whole genome shotgun sequence genomic region:
- the LOC116252326 gene encoding AT-hook motif nuclear-localized protein 23-like: MAGLDLGTATRFIHHQQQQLHHRPDLHLQQRHPGDSDDDGSNHAVNGRLGAVEEDDERMASGGGGGGGLELVAASGAGDVVGRRPRGRPPGSKNKPKPPVIITRESPNTLRAHILEVASGSDIYDCIANYARRRQRGVCVLSGSGTVTNVTLRQPAAAGAIVTLHGRFEILSLSGSFLPPPAPPGATSLTVFLAGGQGQVVGGSVVGALIAAGPVMVIASSFTNVAYERLPLEEEEEPQAQVQAPSLSQPLGMQAAGGQFADPSLGLPLFNLPLNVGGNCQLPVDSHGWAANSGRPPF, from the coding sequence ATGGCAGGGCTCGATCTTGGCACTGCGACGAGGTTCATCCatcaccagcagcagcagctgcaCCACCGGCCGGACTTGCACCTGCAGCAGCGACACCCCGGCGACTCCGATGACGACGGCAGTAACCACGCGGTCAACGGCCGGCTGGGCGCTGTGGAGGAGGACGACGAGCGGATGGCGTCCGGCGGTGGGGGAGGCGGTGGGCTAGAGCTGGTCGCCGCGTCCGGAGCCGGAGATGTTGTCGGACGCCGGCCGCGGGGTCGGCCCCCGGGATCTAAGAATAAGCCCAAGCCCCCTGTGATCATCACCAGGGAGAGCCCCAACACCCTTCGAGCACACATTCTTGAGGTCGCCAGCGGCAGCGACATCTACGACTGCATCGCCAACTACGCCCGACGCCGGCAGCGCGGCGTCTGTGTCCTTAGCGGCAGTGGCACCGTTACCAACGTCACCCTCCGACAGCCTGCCGCAGCAGGGGCTATCGTCACCCTCCACGGCCGCTTCGAgatcctctccctctccggcTCGTTCCTGCCACCGCCTGCTCCTCCCGGCGCAACCAGCCTCACCGTTTTCCTCGCCGGCGGCCAAGGCCAAGTTGTCGGTGGCAGTGTAGTCGGTGCACTCATCGCCGCGGGCCCCGTCATGGTGATAGCTTCCTCGTTCACCAACGTAGCCTACGAGCGGCTGCCACTCGAGGAAGAGGAGGAGCCGCAGGCGCAGGTCCAGGCACCGTCCTTGAGCCAGCCGCTGGGGATGCAGGCCGCTGGTGGGCAGTTTGCCGACCCATCCTTAGGGCTTCCCTTGTTCAATTTGCCTCTCAACGTTGGTGGCAATTGTCAGCTGCCGGTGGACTCACACGGCTGGGCAGCCAATTCTGGCCGGCCGCCCTTCTAA